One part of the Quercus lobata isolate SW786 chromosome 7, ValleyOak3.0 Primary Assembly, whole genome shotgun sequence genome encodes these proteins:
- the LOC115953251 gene encoding uncharacterized protein LOC115953251 yields the protein MSLLSWNCRGLGNPQTVNALKKAIRIEKPDLVFLMETKSDKEWMTSVRDRCGFKESFVVPSLGANGGLALFWNSNNKVKVSSSSQSHIDANVDGSSIGGAWHLTGFYGNPVTSLRLDSWRLLSSLCVGSSLPWLVIGDFNEICCASEKEGGAQRPNQQMAGFRNVINFCGLKEVEYIGPKFTWIYQMRNGSQIRERLDRALVSVDWSMKFPSAKLFHRSSSVSDHSPILLQLTTTKKKKNVKRIFRFESMWLQDQRCEGVVLDAWQEGLVSGSDFPILSCLESCRHKLEAWNVAEFGHVGKEISRLQ from the coding sequence ATGAGTCTACTCAGttggaactgtcgggggcttgggaacccccaGACAGTGAATGCCTTAAAAAAGGCTATTAGGATAGAGAAGCCCGATTTGGTTTTCTTAATGGAAACAAAGTCTGATAAGGAGTGGATGACTAGTGTTAGGGACAGATGTGGTTTTAAGGAAAGTTTTGTAGTTCCAAGCTTGGGCGCCAACGGTGGGTTAGCTCTTTTCTGGAATTCGAATAATAAGGTGAAGGTCAGCAGCTCTTCTCAATCCCATATTGATGCAAATGTGGATGGTTCTAGTATTGGGGGTGCTTGGCATTTAACGGGATTTTATGGAAACCCGGTTACATCATTGAGGTTGGATTCGTGGAGATTACTCAGCTCTCTTTGTGTCGGGTCTAGTCTTCCTTGGTTGGTGATTGGAGACTTTAACGAAATTTGTTGTGCTTCTGAGAAGGAAGGTGGTGCACAAAGACCCAACCAACAAATGGCTGGGTTCAGGAATGTTATTAATTTCTGTGGGCTGAAAGAAGTGGAGTATATTGGGCCCAAGTTTACTTGGATCTATCAAATGAGGAATGGGTCTCAAATAAGGGAACGCTTGGATAGGGCTCTTGTATCTGTGGATTGGTCCATGAAATTCCCTTCAGCCAAACTCTTTCACCGTTCCTCATCAGTGTCTGACCACAGCCCTATTCTCTTACAGCTTACaaccacaaaaaagaaaaagaatgttaAAAGGATCTTTAGATTTGAATCTATGTGGTTACAAGACCAAAGGTGCGAAGGGGTGGTTTTGGATGCTTGGCAAGAAGGTCTGGTCAGTGGGTCGGACTTCCCAATCCTCAGTTGTTTGGAGTCGTGTAGGCATAAATTGGAGGCGTGGAATGTGGCTGAATTTGGGCATGTGGGCAAGGAGATTTCTCGGCTTCAGTGA